The nucleotide window GGGGCCAGGGACTGATCCACGGGCTGGATACCGCCCAACACCTTATTGAATTCGCTTTCCATTTAAATTTCCCTTCCCATTTTGAAAGTGTGTCCGGGTGGGATACACCGCCCTCCCCCTGCCTGTAAACCGGCGCGTGGATCATATTGTGCGCAACCGGGTTCCGTGCTATCAGGCGGACATATCTTTATAACGGGATTTCAACCGCTTCCGGACACGCATGACCAAGGAACTCTGCATCGTACACGCCAACTGCCAGGGCGACCCCCTGGTCGAGCGGCTGCGCCTGTGCCCGGAATTCGCGGACCGATACGAGTGCGTGCTGATCACCAACTACACGCGCGAGCCCGTGCCCGCAGACCTTCTTTCCCGGTGTTCCCTGTTCCTGTACCAGCGCCTCGGGCCCAAATGGGACGAGCTGGCCTCGGAATCCCTGCTCGCGAAGCTCCCCGCCGACGCCCGCAGCCTGTGCGTGCCCAACATGTTCTTCACGGGCTACTGGCCCACCTGGTCGGGCGCGACCGGCTTCGACTACCGCTGCTCGCTCCTTGACGAACTCACCGCCACCCCCCTGCCCGTCGAGGAAATCGTCCTGCTCTACATCCACACGGACATGGCCGCCAAATTCGACCTGCTGTCCATGGTGATCGACACGCTGGAGCGGGAGCGGCAGCGTGAAGCCCACACCCCGGTCAAGTACCTGGACATCATCAGCCGCGACTACCGCTCGGAGCAGCTTTTCAACACGGTCAACCACCCCCGGAAACGGCTCATGAACCATGCGGCCTCCGGCGTGCTGCGCGAGTTGGGGTTCACCGCGCCGGACGCGGCGGCCCTCGACGCGCTGGGCGAGCCCTTCCCCGAACTCGAACAGCCCATCAACCCCAAGGTGGCCGCCCACTTCGGCTGGGATTTCGCGGGGCCGGACAGGCAGTACGAAATCTACGGCCGCAAGATGAACTTCTCCCGCTGGGTGTCCAACTACGTGTTCGCCAAAAAGGCCGGGGTAAAGGATTTCATCGGATTCCTGCAGGGCGACGACATCGCCATCTGACCGACCGAAGAAAGCCCGGCATCAGCCGGGCTTTTCATTTTTACTTCGTGGCCGAAACCAAGGCCAGGCCGTTGTCCGGCACCGGCCAGTCGTCGTGGTGGGCCACGTCGGCGAAACCGGCCTGGCGCAACAGGCCTTCCATCTCGTCACCTGTCCACGCCCGGGTGGTGGACCGGTAGGTGACCGGCTCGGCGTCGCCTTGGGCCAGCACGTGGAAGCACTGCAGGGCCACGGACTCGGCGTCGAACCAGTGGTTTTCAGTCAGGCATACATAGGCCCGGTCCGAGAACAAGCCGCCGTTGTCAGCGCGCGTTCGGGAACGGGGCTCCTGCCCGGATTTCCTGACGGCCCCGAACCGCTGCCGCTCGATCAGCAGCCGACCGCCCGGGGCCAGCGCCGCATGGGCCTTGGCCAGTATCCGTTGACAGACCTCCGGAGGGAACACGTTCAGCTCGCCATAGAGCATCATGGCCAGCTCGAACGGGCCGCCGAAATCGGCTTCGGCCACGTCGGCCAGCCTGAATTCGGCCTTGCCGGGCGCGCCGAACGTGTCCTGGGCGTAACCGATGGACGCGGGGCTGAAATCCAGCCCGATATAGTAGTTGGCGTCACCGGCCAACAGCCTCGAATACAGGCCGGGGCCGCAGCCGAGGTCGAGAATGGACGCCGGGCCGCCGGACAGGCAGCGCGACGCGATCCACGCGCACTGCGCCTCGATAACGGACGACTTGCGGCTGGCGAGGTGGTGGTCCTGGGAGAGGTGCTCCCTGAGAATCCGCGCGCTGAACGCAGGATCGTTCCAGGGAATCTTGTGGCTGCCGTCCCAGAGGGAGGCGGCGTCGGGGGTATGGCGGACGGTATCGAATAGGGGGTTGGTCATTATGGACTCCTAAAGGCATGAGTAAACCGCGCTTTCATGGGAAAGCGTTCTGCATGGGGACAGGGTCGGCAAGAATCGGGTTAGGCATCCATAATGCGGAGATCGATATACCACCGGCGGCCCGGTGGCAACCCCTTCAGTGATTCCATATTCCGGCCGATACAGTGTGCGGACACGAACCACGGAGGGTTCATGTACGTAGCAACCGACACCGCGCCCGTGATGGACGGGTACGCCTTTGAGATGCACCTGAACGAGCTTGCCGGGGAGCAGGCCGCCAAGGCGCTCGGCGATCTGGTGAGCTTTTCCGACGAGGCCGTGGCCGCGTTCAGGGAGGCGGCCATCGAGCCCATCAAGAACGGCACCTTCACGCTGGAATCCATTGAGCGGCGCATAGGCGTCGTGCGGGAAGAGATCGCCAGGGTCTGGAACTCCGCCCTGCCCGACGACGAAAAAATCCGCCAGATATCCGCCAAGGAGAACGAGATTTCCCTGCTCCAGGCGGGCCAGTTCACCTTTGCCAAGGCCGGATTCACGAAAACGGTCTGACATCCCCTTTGCTGCGCCCCCCCCCGCGTGACAAACGGCCACCCATCGGGTACGCATTCGGCATATCCGCCTCATCCGGGCGACGAGCGACCGACACATGGACAACAAGAAATTTCTCGGGCTGCTGACGGGCAGCAACGACGCACCCAGGCTGTCGACCACGGCCATCATCATCGCCGTGGTTTTCCTGATCGTGCCGCTGGCCATGCTGCAGCTCGCGCCCCAGTTCATGCAGACCGCCGAGGACGGGCAGCCCGGACAGGAAGACTTCAACCTGGCCATGGCCTATATCCTCACCGACCTGAACGACCAGGCCGCGATCCCTGTGCTGCAAAGGGCTGCGGACGCGGGCAACCCCAAAGCCATGCTGGTGCTCGGCGTCATGTACGCCAAAGGGGAGATCGTCCCCGGGGACATGGACAAGGCCCGCTCGCTGCTGGAGGAACCGGCCAGGCTCATGTTCCAGCCGGCCCTCAACTTCATGGGCATCATGGCCGTGCACGACGGCGACCTGGAGCGGGCGTGGCAGCTGTTCGACGACTCCCTGGAGCGCTCGACCGTGATCATCTACGACGAGGACAGGCTCACCCCCAACTACTGGATGGGCTATCTCTATTCCAACAAGCAGTTCTCGCGCTACAACCTCCACGCCGCCGACATGTACATGGCCCGGGCCGCCCGGTCCGGCCGCGAAGACATGCAACTGCGCTACGCCGCGTTCCTGATCTTCGAGACCATGGACTACGGCAAGGCGATCCCCCTGCTGGAAACCCTGACGGCAAAGGACAACGTCAAGTCAAAGGCCCTGACCGCCTTTCTTCATGCCGAAGGGTACGGATATGAAAAGGATTGCGCCAAGGCCTTTGACCTGGCCACGGACTGCGCGGACCAGGGCAGCGGACTGGCAATGACCGTCATCAGCGACCTGTACCGGACGGGCTGCGGCGTGCCCAGGGACCCTGAACTGGCCCGTGTCTGGGCGGAAAAGGCCAGGGCCGCGCGGGACTGATTTAGGGCTTGCAAATCTTGCAGGGCCGAAACCCCGCAGCCAATGCCTGTTGCCGCGAGGAAAACTCCACAACGCAATTCTTGCAGTTGTAGTACCGGCAGCCGGGCTGGTGAAAGATATGCGAGTTCCGGTTGCCGTGATAGACGATCGAAGCCGCCTGGGCCTCGCCCAACACGGTCAGAGCCGCCCCCTCCACTGCCAGGCCCGCGAACAAGAGCGCCAGGGCGACAAATGCGGGGATCAACAGTTTTCTCATGGAATACACACTACGCCGACACGTCCAAGCCGTCCAGCCATGAAAAAGCCGCCCTTTGCAGGCGGCTCGTCAATGCTTGAGGCCGAAACTTCGAGAAGGAGTCGAGTGCCAGGCGCAAGGTGAATTCGCCCCGCAGCGTACTCTTCGGTACGCGAGGACGCGAATTCAGCGCAGCAACGACGCAATCGGCGGCTTATCAATGCTCGCCCAGGAGACCGAAGCTTCGAGAAGGAGTCGAGTGCTAGGCGCAAGGTGAATTCGCCCCGCAGCGTACTCTTCAGTACGTGAGGACGCGAATTCGGCGCAGCAACGACGCAATCGGCTTCTTATCGGAGCTTCGGCGGACCGAGGACGATCATCTCGGCTATGGTGTGATCCACCTTGGGCAGCATACGCAGGTTCTTGCCCACGAACTGCATCTCGAGCTTGACCAGATCCATGTACAGCGGGGTGCGGTCCACCACGGGCGGGTTGTCCATGCCTGCGGTCAGCTCCTGGCAGCGGTAGCAGCCGGGGAAGCGGATTTCCTGGCCCGTGGGCTTGGTCAGCAGGTTGGGCACGCCGTGCATGCGGCAGATCATGAGCCGATGCTGGTACAGGCCGCAGACGCCCTGGTTCTCGTCGATGTTCAGCGGGCACATGACGTGCGGGCGCTCGCCCCGGGACAGCGCGGCCTGGGCCTGGTCCACGTACTCCTGCGCCCGGGCCCTGATCTCCTCCAGCCGGTCTGCGGGGAGCTTGTTCAGCCCTTCCCACATGTAGGCCCACTCCACGTAGGTGTGGTGCTGGAAAAAGGACAGGCAGCAGTTGTCCGTGCAGCCGTCGCAGCGCATGTTGATGGGACCGGCCACCTCGTCGTAACGGGTGACCATCTTGTCGTATATGCCTGCCAGCTTGCGGAAGGCGGCCTTGGGGGTCAGTTTGTTCATGAAAAATCGACTTGTTGGAGTATGGCCTCCACGCATTCCCCGGGCGTGGACATGTCCGTGGATACCGTGATGTCGGCGGCGGCACGGTACAGCGGCTGGCGCTCGTTGTAAAGATCGCGCATGGTCTTGCCCGGTCCGATGGCCAGCCCCCGGTTTTCGGCGTCGCCCACGCGCTTGATGAAAGTGTCCTCCCCGATGTCGAGCATGACCACCGGGCCGAGTTCCTTGAGCCTTGTCACGGCCCTTTCGCCGTAGATGACCGACCCGCCCGTGGAGATGATGGTCCGGGTCAGATTCAGCCTGGCGACCAGCTCCTCCTCGATGCGCAGGAAGTCGTCCAGGCCGTAGGTGTCCATGATCGCCTGCAGCGGGATGCCGTAGTAGGACTCCATGTACCGGTCCGTGTCGAGCCGCCCCCAGCCGAGCCGCTCGGCCAGCAGTTCGCCCAGGGTGGACTTGCCGGCCCCGGCCATGCCCACCAGGGTGATGCACGGATACTGAACCTCGTCGCGCTTGATGGGCACGAAAGCCATGCGCTATTCGCCCCGCACGAGGCAGACCTTGTCCTCGTCGTCGCGCTCGGCGACCAGCACGTTGATATGCTCGTCGCCCAGAGTGTCGATCCTCTTGCCCACGTAGTCGGCCTGGATGGGCAGCTCCCGATGGCCCCGATCCACGAGCACGAGCAGTTCCACCCGCTTGGGGCGACCGTAATCCAGGATCGCCTCCAGGGCGGCGCGGATGGTCCGGCCCGAGTAGAGCACGTCGTCCACCAGCACGATGGAGCGGCCCTCGACCTCGAACCCGATCTCCGAACAGTTGATGACCGGAGCCAACTCCAGGTTGGTGGTCCAGTCGTCGCGGTACAGGTTGATGTCCAGCTTGCCCAGCGGCACCTTGGTGCCCAGCCGCTCGTCAAGGAGCTTCTTGAGCCGTTCGGCCAGGTCCGCCCCGCGGCGCTGGATGCCGAGGATGGCAATGGACTCGTCGTCGCCCCGGCGTTCGTAGACTTCAAAGGCCAGACGCTCGAGCGTCCGGCTCATCTCC belongs to Pseudodesulfovibrio portus and includes:
- the pyrR gene encoding bifunctional pyr operon transcriptional regulator/uracil phosphoribosyltransferase PyrR, with amino-acid sequence MKECGTILTGKEMSRTLERLAFEVYERRGDDESIAILGIQRRGADLAERLKKLLDERLGTKVPLGKLDINLYRDDWTTNLELAPVINCSEIGFEVEGRSIVLVDDVLYSGRTIRAALEAILDYGRPKRVELLVLVDRGHRELPIQADYVGKRIDTLGDEHINVLVAERDDEDKVCLVRGE
- the thrB gene encoding homoserine kinase encodes the protein MAFVPIKRDEVQYPCITLVGMAGAGKSTLGELLAERLGWGRLDTDRYMESYYGIPLQAIMDTYGLDDFLRIEEELVARLNLTRTIISTGGSVIYGERAVTRLKELGPVVMLDIGEDTFIKRVGDAENRGLAIGPGKTMRDLYNERQPLYRAAADITVSTDMSTPGECVEAILQQVDFS
- a CDS encoding class I SAM-dependent methyltransferase, producing the protein MTNPLFDTVRHTPDAASLWDGSHKIPWNDPAFSARILREHLSQDHHLASRKSSVIEAQCAWIASRCLSGGPASILDLGCGPGLYSRLLAGDANYYIGLDFSPASIGYAQDTFGAPGKAEFRLADVAEADFGGPFELAMMLYGELNVFPPEVCQRILAKAHAALAPGGRLLIERQRFGAVRKSGQEPRSRTRADNGGLFSDRAYVCLTENHWFDAESVALQCFHVLAQGDAEPVTYRSTTRAWTGDEMEGLLRQAGFADVAHHDDWPVPDNGLALVSATK
- a CDS encoding Ada metal-binding domain-containing protein — encoded protein: MRKLLIPAFVALALLFAGLAVEGAALTVLGEAQAASIVYHGNRNSHIFHQPGCRYYNCKNCVVEFSSRQQALAAGFRPCKICKP
- a CDS encoding tetratricopeptide repeat protein; protein product: MDNKKFLGLLTGSNDAPRLSTTAIIIAVVFLIVPLAMLQLAPQFMQTAEDGQPGQEDFNLAMAYILTDLNDQAAIPVLQRAADAGNPKAMLVLGVMYAKGEIVPGDMDKARSLLEEPARLMFQPALNFMGIMAVHDGDLERAWQLFDDSLERSTVIIYDEDRLTPNYWMGYLYSNKQFSRYNLHAADMYMARAARSGREDMQLRYAAFLIFETMDYGKAIPLLETLTAKDNVKSKALTAFLHAEGYGYEKDCAKAFDLATDCADQGSGLAMTVISDLYRTGCGVPRDPELARVWAEKARAARD
- a CDS encoding WcbI family polysaccharide biosynthesis putative acetyltransferase, which gives rise to MTKELCIVHANCQGDPLVERLRLCPEFADRYECVLITNYTREPVPADLLSRCSLFLYQRLGPKWDELASESLLAKLPADARSLCVPNMFFTGYWPTWSGATGFDYRCSLLDELTATPLPVEEIVLLYIHTDMAAKFDLLSMVIDTLERERQREAHTPVKYLDIISRDYRSEQLFNTVNHPRKRLMNHAASGVLRELGFTAPDAAALDALGEPFPELEQPINPKVAAHFGWDFAGPDRQYEIYGRKMNFSRWVSNYVFAKKAGVKDFIGFLQGDDIAI